A single genomic interval of Zingiber officinale cultivar Zhangliang chromosome 4A, Zo_v1.1, whole genome shotgun sequence harbors:
- the LOC121969571 gene encoding CDPK-related kinase 3-like isoform X1, translated as MGQCHGTCFSVKDGYRRHRRRRKMTIPDNSEASGATPPHAVQTSSTWPSPYPTGDVSPLPNGGASPTPARSTSKRFFQRPFPPPSPAKHIKAALAKRQAAAKKKDAVGTGGGLGDPERLLDKSFGYGKNFGSTYHLGQEVGRGHFGNTCFATAKKGEMKGQTVAVKIIPKAKMTTPISIEDVRREVKILKALSGHKNLVKFYEACEDALNVYIIMEVCEGGELLDRILSRGKYAEEDAKAIVAQMLDVVAFCHFQGVVHRDLKPENFLFTTKDESSPMKLIDFGLSDFIRADERLNDTVGSSYYVAPEVLHRSYNTEADMWSIGVITYILLCGSRPFWARTESGIFRSILRADPNFDDAPWPDISAEAKDFVKRLLNKDYRKRMTAVQALTHPWLRNEQRQIPLDMLVYRLIKLYFRTSPLKQAALKALSKAITKDELFYLQLQFKLLQPNKDGLIYLDNFQMALSQNATEAMKLSRIPEIMDSLDALSQNGMDFDEFCAAAISPYQLEVLEQWEQISNTAFQHFEQEGNRVVSVEELAQELNLTHIAHSFLQDWIRSEDRKFSFYGYTKYLHGITVRGSNTIQQ; from the exons ATGGGACAATGCCACGGGACGTGCTTCTCCGTCAAGGACGGTTACCGAAGGCACCGGCGCCGGAGGAAAATGACGATTCCTGACAACTCGGAAGCATCTGGTGCTACGCCTCCCCATGCGGTGCAGACGTCATCCACCTGGCCCAGCCCTTACCCCACGGGAGACGTCAGCCCTCTCCCAAACGGCGGCGCATCCCCAACTCCGGCGAGATCCACCTCGAAGAGGTTCTTCCAACGGCCCTTCCCGCCGCCGTCCCCAGCCAAACACATCAAGGCGGCACTTGCCAAACGGCAGGCAGCCGCAAAGAAAAAGGATGCGGTCGGGACCGGAGGCGGCCTTGGGGATCCGGAGCGACTGCTTGATAAGAGCTTCGGATATGGGAAGAACTTTGGGTCGACGTATCATCTCGGGCAGGAGGTGGGACGCGGCCATTTCGGGAATACGTGCTTCGCCACGGCAAAAAAGGGGGAGATGAAAGGGCAAACTGTTGCTGTCAAGATCATTCCCAAAGCTAAG ATGACAACACCAATATCGATCGAAGATGTTCGTAGGGAGGTTAAAATTCTGAAAGCTTTGTCTGGCCacaaaaatcttgttaaattTTATGAAGCATGTGAGGATGCCCTCAATGTCTACATCATAATGGA AGTATGTGAAGGCGGAGAATTATTAGATAGAATCTTGTCCAG AGGAAAGTACGCTGAGGAAGATGCAAAAGCAATTGTTGCGCAAATGCTGGACGTGGTAGCCTTTTGTCACTTTCAAGGTGTTGTGCATCGTGATCTAAAGCCAGAG AATTTTCTCTTCACAACTAAAGATGAAAGTTCTCCGATGAAATTAATTGACTTTGGTCTTTCTGATTTTATCAGAGCAG ATGAAAGGCTAAATGACACTGTTGGAAGTTCATACTATGTTGCTCCTGAAGTCCTACATAGATCATACAACACTGAAGCAGATATGTGGAGCATCGGTGTCATAACTTACATTCTATTATGTGGAAGTAGACCTTTCTGGGCACGAACTGAATCCGGAATCTTTCGATCAATATTGAGGGCTGATCCTAATTTTGATGATGCACCGTGGCCTGACATATCTGCAGAAGCTAAAGATTTTGTGAAGAGGCTTTTGAACAAGGATTATAGGAAAAGGATGACAGCTGTTCAGGCTTTGA CTCACCCTTGGTTGCGAAATGAACAAAGGCAAATTCCTCTGGATATGCTTGTATATAGGTTAATCAAATTATACTTCCGCACTTCTCCTCTAAAACAGGCTGCATTGAAG GCACTATCCAAAGCTATAACTAAGGATGAACTCTTCTATCTgcaattgcaatttaagttacTACAGCCAAATAAAGATGGATTGATTTATCTCGATAACTTTCAGATG GCACTCTCGCAGAATGCAACTGAAGCAATGAAATTATCGAGAATTCCTGAGATAATGGATTCA TTGGATGCGCTATCACAAAATGGGATGGACTTTGATGAGTTTTGTGCTGCTGCAATCAGCCCTTATCAGCTTGAGGTTTTGGAACAATGGGAACAAATATCAAACACAGCATTTCAGCACTTCGAGCAGGAGGGTAATCGGGTTGTTTCAGTCGAAGAGCTGGCTCAG GAATTGAACCTCACTCATATTGCTCATTCCTTTCTACAAGACTGGATCAGGTCAGAAGACCGTAAGTTCAGTTTTTACGGGTACACCAAATACTTGCACGGCATCACAGTTCGTGGCTCGAacacaatacaacaataa
- the LOC121969571 gene encoding CDPK-related kinase 3-like isoform X2 translates to MGQCHGTCFSVKDGYRRHRRRRKMTIPDNSEASGATPPHAVQTSSTWPSPYPTGDVSPLPNGGASPTPARSTSKRFFQRPFPPPSPAKHIKAALAKRQAAAKKKDAVGTGGGLGDPERLLDKSFGYGKNFGSTYHLGQEVGRGHFGNTCFATAKKGEMKGQTVAVKIIPKAKMTTPISIEDVRREVKILKALSGHKNLVKFYEACEDALNVYIIMEVCEGGELLDRILSRGKYAEEDAKAIVAQMLDVVAFCHFQGVVHRDLKPENFLFTTKDESSPMKLIDFGLSDFIRADERLNDTVGSSYYVAPEVLHRSYNTEADMWSIGVITYILLCGSRPFWARTESGIFRSILRADPNFDDAPWPDISAEAKDFVKRLLNKDYRKRMTAVQALTHPWLRNEQRQIPLDMLVYRLIKLYFRTSPLKQAALKALSKAITKDELFYLQLQFKLLQPNKDGLIYLDNFQMALSQNATEAMKLSRIPEIMDSVSHIVLCY, encoded by the exons ATGGGACAATGCCACGGGACGTGCTTCTCCGTCAAGGACGGTTACCGAAGGCACCGGCGCCGGAGGAAAATGACGATTCCTGACAACTCGGAAGCATCTGGTGCTACGCCTCCCCATGCGGTGCAGACGTCATCCACCTGGCCCAGCCCTTACCCCACGGGAGACGTCAGCCCTCTCCCAAACGGCGGCGCATCCCCAACTCCGGCGAGATCCACCTCGAAGAGGTTCTTCCAACGGCCCTTCCCGCCGCCGTCCCCAGCCAAACACATCAAGGCGGCACTTGCCAAACGGCAGGCAGCCGCAAAGAAAAAGGATGCGGTCGGGACCGGAGGCGGCCTTGGGGATCCGGAGCGACTGCTTGATAAGAGCTTCGGATATGGGAAGAACTTTGGGTCGACGTATCATCTCGGGCAGGAGGTGGGACGCGGCCATTTCGGGAATACGTGCTTCGCCACGGCAAAAAAGGGGGAGATGAAAGGGCAAACTGTTGCTGTCAAGATCATTCCCAAAGCTAAG ATGACAACACCAATATCGATCGAAGATGTTCGTAGGGAGGTTAAAATTCTGAAAGCTTTGTCTGGCCacaaaaatcttgttaaattTTATGAAGCATGTGAGGATGCCCTCAATGTCTACATCATAATGGA AGTATGTGAAGGCGGAGAATTATTAGATAGAATCTTGTCCAG AGGAAAGTACGCTGAGGAAGATGCAAAAGCAATTGTTGCGCAAATGCTGGACGTGGTAGCCTTTTGTCACTTTCAAGGTGTTGTGCATCGTGATCTAAAGCCAGAG AATTTTCTCTTCACAACTAAAGATGAAAGTTCTCCGATGAAATTAATTGACTTTGGTCTTTCTGATTTTATCAGAGCAG ATGAAAGGCTAAATGACACTGTTGGAAGTTCATACTATGTTGCTCCTGAAGTCCTACATAGATCATACAACACTGAAGCAGATATGTGGAGCATCGGTGTCATAACTTACATTCTATTATGTGGAAGTAGACCTTTCTGGGCACGAACTGAATCCGGAATCTTTCGATCAATATTGAGGGCTGATCCTAATTTTGATGATGCACCGTGGCCTGACATATCTGCAGAAGCTAAAGATTTTGTGAAGAGGCTTTTGAACAAGGATTATAGGAAAAGGATGACAGCTGTTCAGGCTTTGA CTCACCCTTGGTTGCGAAATGAACAAAGGCAAATTCCTCTGGATATGCTTGTATATAGGTTAATCAAATTATACTTCCGCACTTCTCCTCTAAAACAGGCTGCATTGAAG GCACTATCCAAAGCTATAACTAAGGATGAACTCTTCTATCTgcaattgcaatttaagttacTACAGCCAAATAAAGATGGATTGATTTATCTCGATAACTTTCAGATG GCACTCTCGCAGAATGCAACTGAAGCAATGAAATTATCGAGAATTCCTGAGATAATGGATTCAGTGAGCCATATTGTCTTGTGCTATTAA